The proteins below come from a single Osmerus mordax isolate fOsmMor3 chromosome 3, fOsmMor3.pri, whole genome shotgun sequence genomic window:
- the kcnj19a gene encoding G protein-activated inward rectifier potassium channel 1: MAALRRKFGEDYQVVNTNRGTTFSAPVKKKRQRFVEKNGRCNVQHGNLGGETSRYISDLFTTLVDLKWRWNLLIFVLTYTIAWLVMASMWWIIAYIRGDINHGHDSTYTPCVANVYNFPSAFLFFIETEATIGYGYRYITEKCPEGIILFLFQSLLGSIVDAFLIGCMFIKMSQPKKRAETLMFSQDAVISNRDGKLCLMFRVGNLRNSHMVSAQIRCKLIKSRQTPEGEFLPLDQCELDVGFGTGADQLFLVSPLTICHEITPKSPFFELSQRSLMNEQFEIVVILEGIVETTGMTCQARTSYTEDEVLWGHRFLPVMSLEEGFFRVDYSQFHNHFEVPTPPHSVKEHEEKTSLPSPLSTPALGESRGGRRERVFSVDCIHAAEERGGAGGSGGGRLPSKLQRMSSSGKEDLQRKVLMLSSQHSEKACSTGDLPLKLQRLSSSPGPEAETRLQLKALKLGFEPVTQSTGDLHQLSPPPTPTPAPAPTPQPPAGGRPEDNLPAKLRRMNADR; encoded by the exons ATGGCTGCATTAAGAAGAAAATTTGGAGAGGACTATCAGGTTGTAAATACCAACCGGGGAACCACGTTTTCAGCGCCAGTCAAAAAGAAACGCCAGCGGTTTGTTGAGAAGAATGGTCGCTGCAACGTCCAGCACGGGAACCTCGGCGGGGAGACCAGCAGATACATCTCCGATCTGTTTACCACTTTGGTAGACCTAAAGTGGCGATGGAACTTGCTGATCTTCGTTCTTACTTACACCATTGCCTGGCTGGTCATGGCATCTATGTGGTGGATCATAGCCTACATAAGAGGAGACATCAATCATGGCCACGACTCGACTTATACCCCTTGCGTAGCCAACGTTTACAACTTCCCCTCCGCTTTCCTCTTCTTTATCGAGACAGAAGCAACCATCGGCTATGGCTACCGCTACATCACGGAGAAGTGTCCGGAGGGAATCATCCTATTCTTGTTCCAATCGCTCCTGGGTTCCATCGTAGACGCGTTCCTCATCGGCTGTATGTTCATTAAAATGTCCCAACCCAAGAAGCGCGCCGAGACACTTATGTTCAGCCAGGACGCAGTAATCTCAAACCGAGACGGCAAACTGTGCCTCATGTTCCGCGTGGGAAACCTGAGAAACAGCCATATGGTGTCTGCACAGATCAGGTGCAAACTCATAAAG TCACGCCAGACCCCTGAGGGGGAGTTTCTACCACTGGACCAGTGTGAACTTGACGTGGGCTTCGGGACAGGGGCtgaccagctcttcctggtgtCCCCTCTGACCATCTGTCACGAGATCACCCCCAAGAGCCCCTTCTTTGAGCTGTCTCAGCGCTCCCTCATGAACGAGCAGTTTGAGATCGTTGTCATCTTGGAAGGCATCGTGGAGACCACAG ggatgACGTGTCAGGCGCGGACCTCCTACACGGAGGACGAGGTCCTGTGGGGCCACCGCTTCCTGCCCGtcatgtctctggaggagggcttCTTCCGGGTGGACTACTCTCAGTTCCACAACCACTTCGAGGTGCCCACGCCTCCCCACAGCGTCAAGGAGCACGAGGAGAAGACGTCCCTGCCCTCGCCCCTGTCCACCCCCGCCCTGGGCGAGAGCCGCGGCGGCCGGCGCGAGCGCGTCTTCTCGGTGGACTGCATCCACGCGGCGGAGGAGCGGGGGGGcgcgggggggtcggggggcggACGGCTGCCGAGCAAGCTGCAGAGGATGAGCTCGTCCGGGAAGGAGGACCTGCAGAGGAAGGTGCTGATGCTGAGTTCCCAGCACTCGGAGAAAGCCTGCAGCACGGGAGACCTGCCCCTCAAGCTGCAGCGCCTCAGCTCCTCCCCTGGCCCCGAGGCCGAGACACGGCTGCAGCTCAAGGCCCTGAAGCTGGGCTTCGAACCAGTGACCCAGTCCACTGGAGACCTGCACCAGCTcagcccgccccccacccccaccccagctccagcccccacTCCTCAGCCCCCAGCAGGGGGCCGTCCAGAAGACAACCTCCCGGCCAAACTACGTCGGATGAACGCCGATCGCTGA